In one Brassica oleracea var. oleracea cultivar TO1000 chromosome C9, BOL, whole genome shotgun sequence genomic region, the following are encoded:
- the LOC106313820 gene encoding tropinone reductase-like isoform X2, producing MSETGEKSRDISRWSLRGMTALVTGGSKGLGEAVVEELAMLGARVHTCARDETQLQECLLEWQAKGFQVTTSVCDVSSRVQREKLMETVSTLFQGKLNILVNNAGTCITKPTTEFSAEDFSFLMATNLESAFHLSQLAHPFLKASGSGSIVFMSSAAGVVHVNVGSIYGATKGAMNQLARNLACEWASDSIRVNSVCPWFIATPLANKFMDHEELKKEVETKTPMGRVGEANEVSSLVAFLCFPAASYITGQVICVDGGATINGLSFKSLP from the exons ATGAGTGAGACAGGAGAAAAATCGAGAGACATATCTAGATGGAGCCTTAGAGGCATGACTGCTCTTGTCACCGGTGGCTCCAAAGGCCTCGG GGAGGCTGTGGTGGAAGAACTAGCCATGTTGGGAGCAAGAGTCCACACATGTGCCAGAGACGAAACTCAGCTTCAAGAATGCTTACTTGAATGGCAAGCAAAAGGGTTTCAGGTTACCACTTCTGTTTGCGATGTTTCTTCTCGTGTCCAACGAGAGAAACTCATGGAAACCGTTTCCACTCTCTTCCAAGGAAAACTCAACATCCTT GTAAACAATGCGGGAACTTGTATAACAAAGCCGACCACAGAGTTTAGTGCAGAAGACTTCTCGTTTCTGATGGCAACAAATCTCGAATCTGCTTTTCATCTCTCACAGCTCGCCCATCCTTTTTTGAAAGCTTCTGGTTCAGGGAGCATCGTGTTTATGTCCTCCGCTGCTGGGGTTGTGCATGTCAATGTTGGATCCATCTACGGAGCTACTAAAG GAGCTATGAATCAGCTAGCAAGAAACTTAGCATGTGAGTGGGCAAGTGACAGCATAAGGGTTAACTCTGTGTGTCCATGGTTCATAGCGACTCCTTTAGCAAACAAA TTTATGGATCATGAAGAGTTAAAAAAAGAAGTGGAGACGAAGACACCAATGGGACGTGTTGGGGAGGCAAATGAAGTCTCATCGCTTGTTGCGTTTCTGTGTTTCCCGGCAGCTTCGTATATAACGGGTCAGGTTATCTGCGTTGACGGAGGTGCCACTATCAACGGTTTATCTTTCAAGTCTTTGCCTTAA
- the LOC106313820 gene encoding tropinone reductase-like isoform X1, protein MSETGEKSRDISRWSLRGMTALVTGGSKGLGEAVVEELAMLGARVHTCARDETQLQECLLEWQAKGFQVTTSVCDVSSRVQREKLMETVSTLFQGKLNILVNNAGTCITKPTTEFSAEDFSFLMATNLESAFHLSQLAHPFLKASGSGSIVFMSSAAGVVHVNVGSIYGATKGIYLHSNNYCSKANINLRIYICSRVAGAMNQLARNLACEWASDSIRVNSVCPWFIATPLANKFMDHEELKKEVETKTPMGRVGEANEVSSLVAFLCFPAASYITGQVICVDGGATINGLSFKSLP, encoded by the exons ATGAGTGAGACAGGAGAAAAATCGAGAGACATATCTAGATGGAGCCTTAGAGGCATGACTGCTCTTGTCACCGGTGGCTCCAAAGGCCTCGG GGAGGCTGTGGTGGAAGAACTAGCCATGTTGGGAGCAAGAGTCCACACATGTGCCAGAGACGAAACTCAGCTTCAAGAATGCTTACTTGAATGGCAAGCAAAAGGGTTTCAGGTTACCACTTCTGTTTGCGATGTTTCTTCTCGTGTCCAACGAGAGAAACTCATGGAAACCGTTTCCACTCTCTTCCAAGGAAAACTCAACATCCTT GTAAACAATGCGGGAACTTGTATAACAAAGCCGACCACAGAGTTTAGTGCAGAAGACTTCTCGTTTCTGATGGCAACAAATCTCGAATCTGCTTTTCATCTCTCACAGCTCGCCCATCCTTTTTTGAAAGCTTCTGGTTCAGGGAGCATCGTGTTTATGTCCTCCGCTGCTGGGGTTGTGCATGTCAATGTTGGATCCATCTACGGAGCTACTAAAGGTATATACTTACACTCAAACAATTATTGCTCTAAGGCTAACATAAATTTGAGAATATATATATGTTCACGCGTTGCAGGAGCTATGAATCAGCTAGCAAGAAACTTAGCATGTGAGTGGGCAAGTGACAGCATAAGGGTTAACTCTGTGTGTCCATGGTTCATAGCGACTCCTTTAGCAAACAAA TTTATGGATCATGAAGAGTTAAAAAAAGAAGTGGAGACGAAGACACCAATGGGACGTGTTGGGGAGGCAAATGAAGTCTCATCGCTTGTTGCGTTTCTGTGTTTCCCGGCAGCTTCGTATATAACGGGTCAGGTTATCTGCGTTGACGGAGGTGCCACTATCAACGGTTTATCTTTCAAGTCTTTGCCTTAA